The region tttctttttttttactttatactATATATATACGCTTTATAGCATGGgcacattttaaatatatttatgttcccattttaaaaatcactataaaatttttattatttcacataTTCTATTATCTTTTGTAtattatacgtatatatattttcaaGTTTCACCAATACATGTATGCTTTTTTTTCATTtctgtaaatatatacatatgcatgcttttatacatatattttttatttttaatacatgtatttctatttgtttttatttgatttatttcatttcttcttcttgtttGCAAATTTATTTGTATACTATACTTGCTTGtatatatttgtaaatgtttATTCATATATGCTTGAAATTAGAATATTGATCTCATGTTATGCATTACTCCTTTttagcataattttttttaaaaatgtgtattttggttttgtcaaagtattaaaatcatgatatttcataaattttcgaGATATTTGGTATTCATGATTCTtgagaaagatcgtgtcctaacttactggattgcggttatttttcgatgaatttagaaagtcAAGTATTTGTTTTTGCAATAAAttcgcaaattttaaataaaagcttattctcgggaattcaaaaatgttgggtcctaacttactgatcatgacattttcttctcgaGATAAGAATTTTCAAAGGCAAAAGGAAATATTCGGGTATTTTGgagatttaaaaacattgtgccctaactcactgggtgtggtgttttatttctttgaaatatgaatgtcttactattttttttattcatgaaATGAAGAGTTtcctttttaaaatcttttcaaattttcgacaccaagacattaacaaaaatcaatttggtgccaattttgggcgttacgagggtgctaatccttccttgtgcgtaactgactcccgaacctgttttctcaaatttcgcaaaccaaaattattttttaagttgggccgatcacacctttataaaggattggtggcgactccagtttttatttttttaagtcgataaccaaaatttttgttttcaaaaaaaatggtttcgatagttATTAATCAAGAGTTGTCGCTTTTCATGGTGATAGATCTCTTAAATATcgaaatttatgttttttgattgaataattatatttatttaagatATGTGTTAATTCAAAAAGATACCTATTATTCTATTAATGAATAGTTATGTTTACATAAGAAAAACATGAAAACCATCATAAATAATTAGAGTGAAATTTTCATTTGCATAGCATACCAAAATTGAggataaattatttttctatttttctttaattagactgtttttattaaaaaattactttaaaaattcTCTATAAGAATTAATAGTCTTGCGGACATTTTTCATTATGCGGAGTGGATTGTTTTTGTTGGAGAAATACACGGACAATCATTAAATTTTATTGtatcttcaaaaatttatttgtttgtaaCTTTTTTACTTACAAAAATCTTAAAAAGAAAAGTGACATGATGACaagtttttggtaattttattttttatcgcAAGCACCAAGACATGGCGGCCTCATATCAGTCAAATTTGCAGCGTCATGTAATGGCCATAAGTCAGAAATTGCAAACTAATTACTGAGTTTCTTCACAAAACCTTGGCTATatccataaatatttatgaaatgacaAAGTATTATCTGAAGAACTGACTAAAATATATTATCATCCTTGAACTATTTGATTGTTTACATTGCATACTTGATTCCAATAAAATATGGAATAATAATGGTCAAATCCCAGCATCTGGACTGCAGTGCCCTCTATCTCCTGCTAGACTACTTTATTCTCTCCATTGAATTCTTTGTCCCCAGAGTTGTTCTTGGTTAGGGCCTGCTTCGTCCAGCGTTTAATATCATAAGCCTTTTTGAAGGGCTTCTTTTCTTTGACTAGTCTTTTCTTTGTTATAGCAATGGCGAGATCGTTTGGAAACAATGTCTTCCAAAATAAGGCATGAAGAAGGGTAGACACAAATAATACAGAAACCATTGTTGATGACATGAATGAAAGACAGAGAGCAAGCCCTTTGCTTAAAACAGAAGGAACCTGCTCGGCATACTTGATTGTCGCTACCGACGCAGTCGTCATCGGAAAGGTGTATGACCACCATGCTACGGAGAACCTTCAAAAGTATTGAAAAACACaggtaaatttataattatatttatatcgTCTGATTGAAAGGAACACGAATTTGGCTGACCTGAATCCTGTGAAGAAGTTGATCCTCACGACTAGCGAAATATAGAGGAACAAAGCAATGAAAAAGCATGTCCTGGAACAGCCATCAAACTCACTATAAATGCTTCCCCAAGCAATACTAGCAGCTGATGGGGCTGCTATAAACATGGAGTACACAGGGTGTAACTCTTTAGGCAAAGCTTCACTTGTTGGTAATCTTTGATACAATGTCACAAACACCACAATATAATGTGCAAAGCCAATAGACCATAAGAACTTGGCAGCTTCTATCCATCCTACTTTTGATGCTAAGATTGCTCCAACGAAGTTTCCAACTACAGAAAGATGGGAAGATGGGTTTGCCACCTTACAAAGACGTCTCTTACCACCAGAAAGCCATTGACCATAAATTTTAAGCTCGAGAAAGAAATAAGGTCCCATGAAAGCACACCAAATGGCAGGGTGTAGTTTTGCAGGTTCTAGCATTGGTGGTAAACCAATGGCGAGGAACATGCATAC is a window of Gossypium hirsutum isolate 1008001.06 chromosome D08, Gossypium_hirsutum_v2.1, whole genome shotgun sequence DNA encoding:
- the LOC107944265 gene encoding guard cell S-type anion channel SLAC1, coding for MNNGASATSPHNSFQTHFLDIHEVLPEDEEEEGVIKMEDNKVTSSKKGLQKPTKLRELKRPQRSFNRQVSLETGFSVLGVESKAKDEKKVLRRSGRSFGGFDSANRVGAEARKGDFNIFRTKSTLSKQNSLLPTRKEKEMENQRAEGATGLNEPVNKSVPVGRYFDALRGPELDQVKDSEDILLPKDEIWPFLLRFPINCFGICLGLSSQAVLWRALSTSPATKFLHVTPFINLSLWLLALATLISVSITYLLKCIHYFEAVKREYFHPVRVNFFFAPWVVCMFLAIGLPPMLEPAKLHPAIWCAFMGPYFFLELKIYGQWLSGGKRRLCKVANPSSHLSVVGNFVGAILASKVGWIEAAKFLWSIGFAHYIVVFVTLYQRLPTSEALPKELHPVYSMFIAAPSAASIAWGSIYSEFDGCSRTCFFIALFLYISLVVRINFFTGFRFSVAWWSYTFPMTTASVATIKYAEQVPSVLSKGLALCLSFMSSTMVSVLFVSTLLHALFWKTLFPNDLAIAITKKRLVKEKKPFKKAYDIKRWTKQALTKNNSGDKEFNGENKVV